In Streptomyces capitiformicae, one genomic interval encodes:
- a CDS encoding nuclear transport factor 2 family protein, whose product MTPPNHLNDPPTHSTDSTSPSDSWQDVRDRLDLRRLVDTYACALDRRMTDLFASLFDEDGELVLRRTSRTDRPPRVFDGRDGWTSALSVLAPCIVTTHFVGNHTVRLSGDRATGETYCLAHEIYPAEEAPRLRLRSIRYDDSYRRTTDGWRFARRELTVDWTEDRVLASPTGP is encoded by the coding sequence GTGACCCCTCCGAACCACCTGAACGACCCACCAACCCACAGCACCGACTCCACCTCCCCGAGCGACAGTTGGCAGGACGTACGGGACCGGCTCGACCTGCGCCGACTCGTCGACACGTACGCCTGCGCCCTGGACCGGCGGATGACAGACCTGTTCGCGTCGCTCTTCGACGAGGACGGCGAACTGGTCCTGAGGCGCACGTCCCGCACCGACCGGCCACCCCGCGTCTTCGACGGACGCGACGGCTGGACGAGCGCCCTGTCCGTACTGGCGCCGTGCATCGTCACCACGCACTTCGTCGGCAACCACACGGTCCGGCTGTCCGGGGACAGGGCCACGGGAGAGACGTACTGCCTGGCGCACGAGATCTACCCGGCCGAGGAAGCGCCCAGACTGCGCCTGCGGTCCATCCGCTACGACGACTCCTACCGGCGTACGACGGACGGCTGGCGCTTCGCCCGCCGGGAACTGACCGTCGACTGGACCGAGGACCGCGTCCTCGCCTCCCCCACCGGCCCCTAG
- a CDS encoding acyl-CoA dehydrogenase family protein, with protein sequence MDFSYSPRLAQLRESAVDLTRRIAVYEDECEADNGLSPQSRAALRRTVLASGLQAMNAPVEWGGAGLSWIEQVTVEEQLGTLTNGLWAAVWRPTAAALIASTPEQRERYLIPENRGERFGARAVTEPDAGSDPRRIATVAERSPDGYRITGEKWFVTLGDLADYLIVLAVVQPDGAPTMFLVDKDAPGVRLVDTPHYTHNFAYEHPHFAFDGVEVGHDAVLGAVGDGLALVQATFFEERVLVAAHAVGAAERALRLASDWARERVQGGKPIIKHQLIQAMLADSATDIAVNRMLVYRTAWEIDRGGDPKTLNAKVAMAKVSATEAAGRVVDRAVQIFGGRGYMRNNPVERLYRDVRVDRIWMGTSEVQRLMIANEIDKRGLPGLLHFPTASGPGGAAEPSGTNDTDKTNETLVEGAVR encoded by the coding sequence ATGGATTTCTCCTACTCTCCCCGTCTCGCCCAACTCAGGGAAAGCGCTGTCGACCTCACCCGGAGAATCGCGGTCTACGAGGACGAATGCGAGGCCGACAACGGTCTGAGCCCGCAGAGCCGGGCCGCCCTCCGCCGGACGGTACTGGCCAGCGGCCTCCAGGCGATGAACGCGCCGGTCGAGTGGGGAGGCGCGGGCCTGAGCTGGATCGAGCAGGTGACCGTGGAAGAGCAACTGGGAACCCTCACCAACGGACTGTGGGCCGCGGTGTGGAGGCCGACCGCCGCCGCCCTGATCGCATCCACCCCCGAACAGCGCGAGCGCTATCTCATCCCGGAGAACCGCGGTGAGCGCTTCGGTGCCAGAGCCGTCACCGAACCCGACGCCGGTTCCGACCCCCGGCGCATCGCGACCGTCGCGGAGCGCTCGCCCGACGGGTATCGCATCACCGGAGAGAAATGGTTCGTCACCTTGGGCGATCTGGCGGACTATCTGATCGTTCTGGCGGTCGTCCAGCCCGACGGAGCACCGACGATGTTCCTCGTCGACAAGGACGCGCCCGGCGTACGGCTGGTCGACACACCTCACTACACCCACAACTTCGCCTACGAGCACCCGCATTTCGCCTTCGACGGCGTGGAGGTCGGTCACGATGCCGTCCTCGGGGCGGTGGGCGACGGGCTCGCGCTCGTCCAGGCCACCTTCTTCGAGGAACGGGTCCTGGTCGCGGCGCACGCCGTGGGCGCCGCCGAGCGTGCCCTGCGGCTGGCCTCGGACTGGGCGCGCGAGCGGGTGCAGGGCGGAAAGCCCATCATCAAGCACCAGTTGATCCAGGCCATGTTGGCGGACTCCGCGACCGACATCGCCGTCAACCGCATGCTGGTGTACCGCACCGCGTGGGAGATCGACCGGGGCGGCGACCCGAAGACCCTCAACGCCAAGGTGGCCATGGCCAAGGTGTCCGCCACGGAGGCCGCCGGCCGGGTCGTCGACCGCGCGGTGCAGATCTTCGGCGGACGCGGCTACATGCGGAACAACCCCGTCGAGCGCCTCTATCGCGATGTCCGCGTCGACCGGATCTGGATGGGCACCTCCGAGGTCCAACGCCTCATGATCGCCAACGAGATCGACAAGCGGGGCCTGCCGGGACTGCTGCACTTCCCCACGGCGTCCGGCCCCGGCGGAGCGGCAGAGCCGTCCGGGACGAACGACACGGACAAGACGAACGAGACACTCGTGGAAGGGGCTGTCCGGTGA
- a CDS encoding LuxR C-terminal-related transcriptional regulator, translated as MLPAEDSEEAAATRAAVLTLRRESGMPVAGAAWVVGPRQLRISETSGVKSRYRRGSPVAAGTGLIGKVLTTNRLAAVSDYQAAPQISQECDSFVAAEGVRAMAAAPVIVGTTVRAVLFVGSRDAVRLGDRVLTAVTAAARDLEQFLASHEQVHRLLSEARAARDSAAPRDGAALACVHEAYAELLDLTATLDDGHLKARFDEVCCLLEQGCCSERTPAGEPTRLSPRELDVLAAVAAGCTNLDISDRLDIGLETVKGYLRSVMRKLGTSTRFEAVTAARRAGLLP; from the coding sequence ATGCTTCCGGCGGAGGACAGCGAAGAGGCCGCGGCCACCCGCGCCGCGGTCCTGACGCTGCGCAGGGAAAGCGGTATGCCCGTCGCCGGCGCGGCCTGGGTCGTCGGACCGCGGCAGCTGCGGATCAGCGAGACGAGCGGGGTGAAGTCGCGGTACCGCCGAGGGTCTCCCGTGGCGGCCGGGACCGGACTGATCGGCAAGGTGCTCACGACGAATCGGCTGGCGGCGGTGAGCGACTACCAGGCGGCACCCCAGATCAGCCAGGAGTGCGACTCCTTCGTCGCGGCGGAGGGCGTCAGAGCGATGGCGGCGGCCCCCGTGATCGTGGGGACCACCGTACGAGCGGTCCTCTTCGTGGGATCGCGCGACGCCGTACGACTGGGCGACCGCGTACTGACAGCGGTGACGGCGGCGGCGCGCGACCTGGAGCAGTTCCTCGCCTCCCACGAGCAGGTCCACCGGCTGCTCTCGGAGGCCCGGGCCGCACGCGACAGCGCCGCGCCCCGTGACGGCGCGGCCCTGGCATGCGTCCACGAAGCCTACGCCGAACTGCTGGACCTGACCGCGACACTCGACGACGGTCACCTCAAGGCACGCTTCGACGAGGTGTGTTGCCTACTGGAACAGGGCTGCTGTTCCGAGCGGACACCAGCGGGGGAGCCGACCCGTCTGTCGCCCCGCGAACTCGACGTCCTCGCCGCGGTCGCCGCCGGCTGCACCAACCTCGACATCTCCGACCGGCTCGACATCGGCCTGGAGACCGTCAAGGGCTACCTGCGCTCGGTGATGCGCAAGCTCGGCACCAGCACCCGCTTCGAGGCGGTCACCGCGGCCCGCCGGGCGGGGCTGCTGCCGTGA
- a CDS encoding PfaD family polyunsaturated fatty acid/polyketide biosynthesis protein, with the protein MVTENMFTETETEDGPANEHGHSVTPWAPDFSEDALVRHAHRVREPVHIVQERSTGRVGLSPGSEAARDRLCADGRHHVLGTLPPLYPEWLGDHSFCADHTVRFPYVGGEMANGIATTRMVTALAGADLLGFFGAGGLDHRAVEQAVAELGARLDGRRNWGVNLIHSPQEPELEERVAALLINRRVPAVSASAYMALTPAVVRCAVAGLTTDPSGHVVRRTRILAKVSRPEVAEQFLSPAPPELLRALVERGDVTEREADLAALVPVADDITVEADSGGHTDNRPLGVLLPVVLALRAELTARHGYRTPPRVGAAGGLGTPQAVASAFAMGAAYVVTGSVNQVSVEAGLSDEGKRLLGAADVADVTMAPASDMFELGVQLQVLRRGTMFAARAQQLYDVYRSYDSLEAIPEEVRTRLERNVLRGTLDEVWAGTHRYWQDRDPGQLDRAERDPKHRMALLFRSYLGRSSRWAMTGERDRRTDYQIWCGPAMGAFNRWTRDGFLGRPENRSAVQIALNLLEGAAVVTRAQQLRSHGVPLPAAAFAYRPRRLA; encoded by the coding sequence ATGGTGACAGAGAACATGTTCACCGAAACCGAAACCGAAGACGGACCCGCAAACGAACACGGACACAGCGTCACCCCCTGGGCGCCGGACTTCTCCGAAGACGCACTCGTCCGCCACGCGCACCGCGTGAGGGAACCGGTGCACATAGTCCAGGAACGGTCCACCGGGCGCGTAGGGCTGTCACCGGGCAGCGAAGCCGCGCGGGACCGGCTGTGCGCCGACGGTCGGCATCACGTGCTGGGCACGCTGCCGCCGCTGTACCCCGAGTGGCTCGGCGACCACTCCTTCTGCGCCGACCACACCGTGCGCTTCCCGTACGTCGGCGGCGAGATGGCCAATGGCATCGCGACCACCCGCATGGTCACCGCACTGGCGGGGGCCGATCTGCTGGGGTTCTTCGGCGCCGGCGGACTCGACCACCGGGCCGTCGAGCAGGCCGTCGCGGAACTCGGGGCCCGGCTCGACGGCCGACGCAACTGGGGCGTCAACCTCATCCACTCCCCGCAGGAGCCGGAGTTGGAAGAGCGAGTGGCCGCCCTGCTGATCAACCGCCGCGTCCCCGCCGTGTCCGCCTCCGCCTACATGGCCCTCACCCCCGCGGTGGTGCGATGCGCCGTCGCGGGACTCACCACCGACCCGTCGGGCCATGTCGTCCGGCGTACCCGGATCCTCGCGAAGGTGTCGCGACCGGAGGTGGCCGAGCAGTTCCTGTCCCCCGCCCCACCGGAACTCCTGCGCGCCCTCGTCGAACGCGGCGACGTCACCGAGCGGGAGGCGGATCTCGCCGCGCTCGTCCCGGTCGCCGACGACATCACCGTCGAGGCCGACAGCGGCGGCCACACCGACAACCGTCCGCTCGGTGTCCTGCTGCCCGTGGTGCTCGCCCTGCGCGCCGAGCTCACCGCCCGCCACGGCTACCGCACTCCGCCGCGGGTGGGAGCAGCCGGCGGACTGGGCACCCCGCAGGCGGTGGCCTCGGCGTTCGCCATGGGCGCTGCCTACGTGGTCACCGGCTCGGTCAACCAGGTGTCCGTCGAGGCGGGACTGTCCGACGAGGGCAAGAGGCTGCTCGGCGCGGCCGATGTCGCGGACGTCACCATGGCACCCGCCTCCGACATGTTCGAACTCGGCGTCCAGCTCCAAGTGCTGCGCCGGGGCACGATGTTCGCCGCCCGCGCCCAGCAGCTCTACGACGTGTACCGCTCGTACGACTCCCTGGAGGCGATCCCCGAGGAGGTACGGACCCGGCTGGAGCGGAACGTGCTGCGGGGCACGCTCGACGAAGTGTGGGCCGGCACCCACCGGTACTGGCAGGACCGCGACCCCGGGCAGCTCGACCGCGCGGAACGGGACCCCAAGCACCGTATGGCGCTGCTCTTCCGTTCCTACCTCGGCCGGTCCAGCCGCTGGGCCATGACCGGCGAGCGGGACCGGCGCACCGACTACCAGATCTGGTGCGGCCCCGCGATGGGCGCCTTCAACCGCTGGACGAGGGACGGTTTCCTCGGCCGCCCCGAGAACCGCTCCGCCGTCCAGATCGCCCTGAACCTTCTCGAAGGCGCGGCCGTCGTCACCCGGGCGCAGCAGCTGCGCAGCCACGGCGTCCCGCTGCCCGCCGCCGCCTTCGCCTACCGCCCGCGACGGCTGGCCTGA
- a CDS encoding SCO6745 family protein, which translates to MSAPTVAPRSHVRALHDVLEPYHAVLYYAPQVQEAFREIGLKGTWRGYFGGRAAPLGPVPAAVVTALFHHFKPSLVARAIPSVWEMALPDDVLTARLAGVDAALRALLGDEVDGPDIAEAASLAAAAAAAAGDAPGRPLGAANAALELPEPPHLALWQAATTLREHRGDGHVAALTHAGFDGVEALVTITAAGGEIRESIQARRGWTDEEWADGERRLRDRGLLDPAGALTTEGRSARDTVEELTDRFAAVPWNSLGDDRAHRLYALLQPIGERIVHGLGLPLPVAPKTFGG; encoded by the coding sequence GTGAGCGCGCCGACCGTGGCGCCGCGGAGCCACGTCCGGGCCCTGCACGACGTCCTCGAGCCCTACCATGCCGTGCTCTACTACGCGCCCCAGGTTCAGGAGGCGTTCCGGGAGATCGGTCTGAAGGGCACCTGGCGCGGCTACTTCGGCGGACGCGCGGCCCCTCTCGGCCCCGTGCCTGCGGCCGTGGTCACCGCGCTCTTCCACCACTTCAAACCGAGCCTGGTCGCCCGGGCGATCCCCTCCGTGTGGGAAATGGCGCTCCCTGACGACGTGCTGACCGCCCGGCTGGCCGGCGTGGACGCGGCGCTGCGCGCGCTGCTGGGCGACGAGGTCGACGGTCCGGACATCGCCGAGGCCGCGTCGCTGGCGGCAGCGGCGGCCGCTGCCGCCGGCGACGCGCCCGGCCGTCCGCTCGGCGCCGCGAACGCCGCTCTCGAACTCCCCGAGCCACCCCACCTGGCGCTGTGGCAGGCGGCGACCACCCTGCGCGAGCACCGGGGCGACGGGCACGTCGCCGCCCTCACGCATGCCGGGTTCGACGGGGTCGAGGCACTCGTGACGATCACCGCGGCCGGGGGCGAGATCCGCGAGAGCATTCAGGCACGCCGCGGCTGGACCGACGAGGAATGGGCCGACGGCGAGCGACGACTGCGCGACCGCGGCCTGCTGGACCCGGCCGGCGCTCTCACCACCGAGGGCCGTTCGGCCCGGGACACGGTGGAGGAACTCACCGACCGCTTCGCCGCCGTGCCCTGGAACTCCCTCGGCGACGACCGCGCGCACCGCCTGTACGCGCTGCTCCAGCCGATCGGCGAACGCATCGTCCACGGGCTCGGACTGCCCCTGCCCGTGGCCCCGAAGACCTTCGGCGGTTAG